A genomic segment from Microcella flavibacter encodes:
- a CDS encoding glycerophosphodiester phosphodiesterase family protein has product MIEPTPSGPGRPLVVAHRGASGHRPEHTRAAYELAVTLGAEAIEPDIVATRDGVLVLRHENEISGTTDVADRAEFAARRTTKTIDGQRLTGWFTEDFTWAELSTLRARERLPQVRQASSRFDGRYPVLRLRDLVGILDAAPTPVRMVAEIKHATYFASIGLPLDELFAAEIAGWASRDRLTIEAFEQTVLRELAGRGVPAQYVYLLEKAGAPADLVARHGAAALDYAGHLTDEGLARLAGSVDGISVDTALIAKPPRRGEMPVASDLVARAHAAGLAVYTWTLRPENRFLPGALRIGTAPAAHGDWLAWFRLLMGTGLDGVFADHPDLALEARAAL; this is encoded by the coding sequence GTGATCGAGCCCACGCCCTCCGGCCCGGGCCGACCGCTCGTCGTCGCCCACCGCGGCGCGAGCGGGCACCGGCCCGAACACACCCGCGCCGCCTACGAGCTGGCCGTGACCCTCGGCGCGGAGGCGATCGAGCCCGACATCGTCGCCACGCGCGACGGCGTGCTCGTGCTACGGCATGAGAACGAGATCAGCGGCACCACCGACGTCGCCGACCGGGCCGAGTTCGCCGCCCGCCGCACGACGAAGACGATCGACGGGCAGCGGCTGACCGGCTGGTTCACCGAGGACTTCACCTGGGCCGAGCTGTCGACGCTGCGGGCGCGCGAGCGCCTGCCCCAGGTGCGGCAGGCCTCGAGCCGCTTCGATGGGCGCTACCCGGTGCTGCGCCTGCGCGACCTCGTCGGCATCCTCGACGCCGCTCCGACCCCCGTGCGGATGGTCGCCGAGATCAAGCACGCCACGTACTTCGCGAGCATCGGGCTGCCGCTCGACGAGCTGTTCGCGGCGGAGATCGCCGGCTGGGCATCCCGCGACCGCCTCACGATCGAGGCCTTCGAGCAGACCGTGCTGCGCGAGCTCGCCGGGCGGGGGGTGCCAGCGCAGTACGTCTACCTGCTCGAGAAGGCGGGGGCGCCCGCCGATCTCGTCGCGCGGCACGGCGCCGCGGCGCTCGACTACGCCGGGCACCTCACCGACGAGGGGCTCGCGCGGCTCGCGGGCTCGGTCGACGGCATCAGCGTCGACACGGCGCTCATCGCGAAGCCCCCGCGGAGGGGCGAGATGCCCGTCGCCTCCGACCTCGTCGCGCGGGCGCACGCCGCCGGGCTCGCCGTGTACACCTGGACGCTGCGGCCTGAGAACCGCTTCCTGCCCGGCGCGCTGCGCATCGGCACGGCGCCCGCGGCGCACGGCGACTGGCTCGCATGGTTCCGGCTGCTCATGGGCACCGGGCTCGACGGGGTCTTCGCCGACCACCCGGATCTGGCGCTCGAGGCGCGCGCGGCGCTGTAG
- a CDS encoding glycosyltransferase, which produces MWRSRQRPAPPAPPADATVDVFITTYNEPEELVRATAIAARAIRYPHETYILDDGARPTVRALADEVGVGYITRSDAWAGKSRHAKAGNLNNALMQTSGEFLLVLDADQVPSPETLDRTLGYFSDPAVALVQTPQVFSNVAAGDPLGSQAPLFYGPIQQGKDGWNAAFFCGSNAVLRREALMQLGIVRYVVEVEKAVRRAVDGAIRVVVRARRSRRSRDPLVQDALAEILEALERTRADVRGGAALAHATYDLQEKVRAASRRLVDNDMSLIADDLAAIAALDEAAGLEQETPSVDAPDGGMRTLLLAGIEENAAMLASRDLSPLGALAAVERLLRLIDVDRADEAQPLMPLATVSVTEDMATSMRLHGLGWRSVYHHETLVLGLAPEDLGTALRQRLRWAQGTVQVMLRESPWTQRGLTLAQRLMYSATMWSYLSGFATLVFIAAPAVFLIFGILPVSSTAAEFFLRFLPFLILSQLMFLVVGRGMSTWRGQQYSLALFPVWITACWTAVMNVFFGRPLDFVVTSKERQRLPNPLLVVRWQVVASVVLLVATVVGVVRLAMGVGEPLGTAINVGWVVFDLVMFSVLVSAVRFRGYEAAPQSESARFESAQSESAQPEKKEAS; this is translated from the coding sequence GTGTGGCGCTCCCGGCAGCGCCCGGCGCCGCCGGCGCCCCCGGCCGACGCCACGGTCGACGTCTTCATCACGACCTACAACGAGCCGGAGGAGCTTGTGCGCGCGACGGCGATCGCGGCCCGGGCGATCCGGTACCCGCACGAGACGTACATCCTCGACGACGGCGCCCGGCCGACCGTGCGCGCGCTGGCCGATGAGGTCGGCGTCGGCTACATCACGCGCAGCGACGCCTGGGCGGGCAAGTCGCGGCACGCGAAGGCGGGCAACCTCAACAACGCGCTCATGCAGACCTCGGGGGAGTTCCTGCTCGTGCTCGACGCCGACCAGGTGCCGAGCCCCGAGACGCTCGACCGCACGCTCGGGTACTTCTCCGACCCGGCGGTCGCCCTCGTGCAGACTCCGCAGGTCTTCTCGAACGTCGCCGCGGGCGACCCACTCGGCAGTCAGGCGCCGCTGTTCTACGGCCCGATCCAGCAGGGCAAGGACGGCTGGAACGCCGCCTTCTTCTGCGGGTCGAACGCCGTGCTGCGCCGCGAGGCGCTCATGCAGCTCGGCATCGTGCGGTACGTCGTCGAGGTCGAGAAGGCCGTCCGGCGGGCCGTCGACGGCGCCATCCGCGTCGTCGTGCGCGCGCGCCGCAGCCGCCGCTCCCGCGATCCGCTCGTGCAGGATGCTCTCGCCGAGATCCTCGAGGCGCTCGAGCGCACCCGCGCCGACGTGCGCGGCGGGGCGGCGCTGGCGCACGCGACCTACGACCTGCAGGAGAAGGTGCGCGCAGCATCCCGCCGCCTCGTCGACAACGACATGAGCCTGATCGCGGACGACCTCGCGGCGATCGCCGCCCTCGACGAGGCGGCCGGGCTCGAGCAGGAAACGCCGTCGGTCGATGCGCCGGACGGCGGCATGCGCACGCTGCTGCTCGCGGGCATCGAGGAGAACGCGGCGATGCTGGCCTCGCGCGACCTCAGCCCCCTCGGCGCGCTCGCCGCGGTCGAGCGCCTGCTGCGCCTCATCGACGTCGATCGCGCGGACGAGGCGCAGCCGCTCATGCCGCTCGCCACCGTCTCCGTGACCGAGGACATGGCGACCTCGATGCGGCTGCACGGGCTCGGCTGGCGCAGCGTCTACCACCACGAGACCCTCGTGCTCGGTCTCGCCCCGGAGGACCTCGGCACCGCCCTGCGGCAGCGCCTGCGATGGGCTCAGGGCACCGTGCAGGTCATGCTGCGCGAGAGCCCGTGGACCCAGCGCGGCCTCACCCTGGCGCAGCGGCTCATGTACTCGGCCACCATGTGGAGCTACCTCAGCGGCTTCGCGACGCTCGTCTTCATCGCCGCTCCCGCCGTCTTCCTGATCTTCGGCATCCTGCCGGTGAGCTCGACGGCCGCGGAGTTCTTCCTCCGCTTCCTGCCGTTCCTCATCCTCAGCCAACTCATGTTCCTGGTGGTCGGGCGCGGGATGTCCACCTGGCGGGGTCAGCAGTACAGCCTCGCCCTGTTCCCCGTCTGGATCACGGCGTGCTGGACCGCCGTCATGAACGTGTTCTTCGGCCGCCCGCTGGACTTCGTCGTGACCTCGAAGGAGCGTCAGCGGCTGCCGAACCCGCTGCTCGTCGTGCGGTGGCAGGTCGTCGCCTCGGTCGTGCTGCTGGTCGCGACCGTCGTCGGGGTCGTCCGACTCGCCATGGGCGTCGGGGAGCCGCTCGGCACGGCCATCAACGTCGGCTGGGTCGTCTTCGACCTCGTCATGTTCTCCGTCCTCGTCTCCGCGGTCCGGTTCCGCGGCTACGAGGCGGCCCCGCAGTCCGAGAGTGCGCGGTTCGAGAGCGCGCAGTCCGAGAGCGCGCAGCCCGAGAAGAAGGAAGCATCATGA
- a CDS encoding ATP-dependent helicase, with amino-acid sequence MSFLPDDTLDAPGGWPTGSAAPARPTAATAAARPAAQAGAAAPGAAPQGSGDRPDPLLDGLNPQQRAAVESRAQALLIVAGAGSGKTSVLTRRIARMLRDRELWPSQILAITFTNKAAGEMRERVGHLIGRDAAEGMWISTFHSACVRILRREAQQFGFTQAFTIYDSADSRALIKRIVKDLQADTMGLTVSAASGRISKLKNELVDVEGYSRQINANDPAEVMFLEIFRRYTHELARANAFDFDDLIAQTVYLFRAFPQVAALYQRRFRHVLVDEYQDTNHAQYALIRELTRPVDPVHVPADTRIETDASGGIPSASLTVVGDSDQSIYAFRGADIRNIVEFERDFSNAEVILLEQNYRSTQTILDAANAVIGNNFDRIAKNLFTEVGAGELIVGFTGYSQHDEAQFVADEIQKLHEAGTPYNQIAVFYRTNAQTRALEEIFIRSALPYRVLGGTKFYERAEIKDVMAYLIAVANPADGLALRRILNTPKRGIGPATETALAKHADELGGGMRDALRDAAALGTGPKVTGAMLELARILDEATATIDTAAVPDVLTGILEKTKYVELLRASRDPQDEARAENVEELVAVTREFQRNNPEGRLIDFLTEVALVAAADDLDDSSGTVSLMTLHTAKGLEYDAVFITGVEENLLPHQMSASEPGGPAEERRLFYVGITRARKRLHLSLAMTRSTFGETQVAAPSRYLQEIPTELIDWRDSPGMGMRSSPGAPRAVGGGRREEFGYKTSLPPGKPKTEWANRVTATVRDNGDLTLVAGDRIRHVDFGEGRVSGISGNGPKSIAEVQFDTAGRKRLLIKIAPIEKL; translated from the coding sequence ATGAGCTTCCTCCCCGACGACACCCTCGACGCCCCGGGCGGCTGGCCGACCGGCAGCGCCGCTCCGGCCCGACCCACCGCCGCGACCGCGGCCGCACGACCCGCCGCGCAGGCCGGTGCGGCAGCGCCCGGCGCCGCCCCGCAGGGCTCCGGCGACCGGCCCGATCCGCTGCTCGACGGGCTCAACCCGCAGCAGCGCGCCGCCGTCGAGTCGCGCGCGCAGGCCCTGCTCATCGTGGCCGGCGCCGGCTCGGGCAAGACGAGCGTGCTCACCCGCCGCATCGCGCGCATGCTGCGCGATCGCGAGCTGTGGCCCAGCCAGATCCTCGCGATCACCTTCACCAACAAGGCCGCGGGCGAGATGCGCGAGCGCGTCGGGCACCTCATCGGGCGCGACGCCGCCGAGGGCATGTGGATCTCGACGTTCCACTCGGCCTGCGTGCGCATCCTGCGTCGCGAGGCGCAGCAGTTCGGCTTCACGCAGGCCTTCACCATCTACGACTCCGCCGACTCGCGCGCGCTCATCAAGCGCATCGTGAAGGATCTGCAGGCCGACACCATGGGCCTCACCGTGAGCGCCGCCTCGGGGAGGATCTCGAAGCTCAAGAACGAGCTCGTCGACGTCGAGGGCTACAGCAGGCAGATCAACGCCAACGACCCGGCCGAGGTCATGTTCCTCGAGATCTTCCGCCGCTACACGCACGAGCTCGCGCGGGCCAACGCCTTCGACTTCGACGACCTCATCGCGCAGACCGTCTACCTGTTCCGCGCGTTCCCGCAGGTGGCGGCGCTCTACCAGCGCCGGTTCCGGCACGTGCTCGTCGACGAGTACCAGGACACCAACCACGCGCAGTACGCGCTCATCCGCGAGCTCACGCGGCCGGTCGACCCCGTGCACGTGCCCGCCGACACCCGCATCGAGACCGACGCGAGCGGGGGCATCCCCTCGGCCTCGCTCACCGTCGTCGGCGACTCCGACCAGTCGATCTACGCCTTCCGCGGCGCCGACATCCGCAACATCGTCGAGTTCGAGCGCGACTTCAGCAACGCCGAGGTGATCCTGCTCGAGCAGAACTACCGCTCGACCCAGACCATCCTCGACGCGGCCAACGCCGTCATCGGCAACAACTTCGACCGCATCGCCAAGAACCTCTTCACCGAGGTGGGGGCCGGTGAGCTGATCGTCGGCTTCACCGGCTACAGCCAGCACGACGAGGCGCAGTTCGTCGCCGACGAGATCCAGAAGCTGCACGAGGCGGGCACGCCGTACAACCAGATCGCCGTCTTCTACCGCACCAACGCCCAGACGCGCGCGCTGGAGGAGATCTTCATCCGCTCGGCGCTGCCCTACCGGGTGCTCGGCGGCACCAAGTTCTACGAGCGCGCCGAGATCAAGGACGTCATGGCATACCTCATCGCCGTGGCGAACCCGGCCGACGGCCTCGCGCTGCGCCGCATCCTCAACACCCCCAAGCGCGGCATCGGGCCGGCCACCGAGACGGCGCTCGCGAAGCACGCCGACGAGCTGGGCGGCGGCATGCGGGATGCCCTGCGCGACGCCGCGGCGCTGGGCACGGGCCCGAAGGTGACCGGGGCCATGCTCGAGCTCGCGCGCATCCTCGACGAGGCGACGGCCACGATCGACACGGCCGCGGTGCCCGACGTGCTCACGGGCATCCTCGAGAAGACGAAGTACGTCGAGCTGCTGCGCGCCAGCCGCGACCCGCAGGACGAGGCGCGGGCCGAGAACGTCGAGGAGCTCGTCGCCGTGACGCGCGAGTTCCAGCGCAACAACCCCGAGGGCCGTCTCATCGACTTCCTCACCGAGGTGGCGCTCGTCGCCGCGGCCGACGACCTCGACGACTCGAGCGGCACCGTCTCGCTCATGACCCTGCACACCGCGAAGGGCCTCGAGTACGACGCCGTCTTCATCACCGGGGTGGAGGAGAACCTGCTGCCCCACCAGATGAGCGCGAGCGAGCCGGGCGGGCCCGCGGAGGAGCGCCGCCTGTTCTACGTCGGCATCACCCGCGCCCGCAAGCGCCTGCACCTCTCGCTCGCCATGACGCGCTCGACCTTCGGCGAGACCCAGGTCGCCGCCCCCAGCCGGTACCTGCAGGAGATCCCGACCGAGCTCATCGACTGGCGCGACTCCCCGGGCATGGGGATGCGCTCCAGCCCCGGCGCGCCGCGCGCCGTCGGCGGCGGCCGTCGCGAGGAGTTCGGCTACAAGACCTCGCTGCCGCCCGGCAAGCCGAAGACCGAGTGGGCCAACCGCGTCACCGCGACCGTGCGCGACAACGGCGACCTCACGCTCGTCGCCGGCGACCGCATCCGCCACGTCGACTTCGGCGAGGGCCGCGTCAGCGGCATCAGCGGGAACGGGCCTAAGAGCATCGCCGAAGTGCAGTTCGACACGGCGGGGCGCAAGCGGCTGCTCATCAAGATCGCCCCCATTGAGAAGTTGTAG
- a CDS encoding endonuclease domain-containing protein → MHWRPGTSDDRVVSGLVDALADYSRCAVPLHALASVDSALRLRPDLRSELLTAGLLSDGVDGRCESGTEFMAWYRLLRALGARRQVRIPAVGRVDFMLGDRLIIEIDGREFHDTASTFESDRRRDAMLSALGYRVLRFSYAQVLGRWAEVEAAIRAALARGDHW, encoded by the coding sequence GTGCACTGGCGCCCCGGAACGTCCGACGACCGCGTCGTCTCCGGGCTGGTGGATGCTCTCGCCGACTACTCGAGGTGCGCAGTGCCCCTGCACGCGCTCGCCTCAGTGGATTCTGCTCTTCGGCTGCGTCCCGACCTCCGGAGCGAGCTGCTGACTGCCGGCCTCCTCAGCGACGGGGTGGACGGCCGGTGCGAGTCGGGGACGGAGTTCATGGCCTGGTATCGGTTGCTTCGCGCCCTCGGCGCTCGACGTCAGGTGCGCATCCCCGCCGTAGGACGCGTCGATTTCATGCTGGGTGACCGTCTGATCATCGAGATCGATGGGCGTGAGTTTCACGACACCGCGTCGACCTTCGAGAGCGACCGGCGGCGCGACGCGATGCTGAGCGCGCTCGGCTATCGGGTTCTGAGATTCAGCTATGCCCAGGTGCTCGGACGATGGGCGGAGGTCGAAGCCGCCATTCGCGCGGCGCTCGCGCGGGGCGATCACTGGTGA
- a CDS encoding STAS domain-containing protein — protein sequence MEIAVVHHPEGIAEVRLAGRLNMVTAARVRESIHEAIIGNHPRIAVEMSGVSFLDSSGLGALVWAFKAAREAGGGLVLIEPTEQVQLVLELTNMSSVLASAPSLAEAYPS from the coding sequence ATGGAAATCGCCGTCGTGCACCACCCGGAAGGCATCGCCGAGGTCCGGCTCGCGGGGCGGCTGAACATGGTCACGGCCGCGCGGGTGCGCGAGAGCATCCATGAGGCCATCATCGGCAACCACCCGCGGATCGCCGTCGAGATGTCGGGCGTCTCCTTCCTCGACTCCTCCGGGCTCGGCGCGCTCGTCTGGGCGTTCAAGGCGGCCCGGGAGGCCGGCGGCGGACTCGTGCTCATCGAGCCGACAGAGCAGGTGCAGCTCGTGCTCGAGCTCACCAACATGAGCTCCGTGCTCGCCTCGGCACCGTCCCTGGCGGAGGCGTACCCGTCGTGA
- a CDS encoding SpoIIE family protein phosphatase, with protein sequence MSTLVARSKRFATPAEDLDSVHELLQEAWAASPELDDRDRMSVETAVAELVANVIQHAGGGGDVAFTLTVIVEDSRVEVTVSDSGVEVDVDLTGKRVMPDPLAESGRGLPLMQLLLDSVEYHRVEEMNHWTLIRTRGEHGGEHPDGAAVPVKRQLPSISISGVIDEMARQRALDELGIVDTPPEERFDRVTRLAQQLFGVESVAINMIDRDRQWSKSIVGPAAAEKPRVDSVCTVTIESDETLVVPDLTLDPRFARLADPSVLQFYAGHPLYAPGGERIGSFCIYDSHPRAFGEKEAAMLKDLAAWVQQELSVSQELSRAAEVQQGLLPQQLLSMPGWEIAGMCLPARAVGGDFYDWYPVGEGAAFTLADTMGKGIGSAIIAATVRAVLRSSARFGDVRGAVEAAAAALTADLDSAGLFVTLFHGRLDMDTGEMTFIDAGHGLTIVMRVDGSVERLKSTSPPLGIDAETEWMPQTVTLEPGETLIAMSDGVLDLYDGSLTSLDNVAALAMLAGSAEEIVQAMRTRARGVAPDDVTVMVIRRDA encoded by the coding sequence GTGAGCACTCTCGTGGCGCGCTCGAAGCGCTTCGCCACGCCCGCGGAGGATCTCGACTCGGTGCACGAGCTGCTGCAGGAGGCCTGGGCCGCCAGTCCCGAGCTCGACGACCGCGACCGCATGTCGGTCGAGACGGCCGTCGCCGAGCTCGTGGCCAACGTCATCCAGCACGCCGGCGGCGGCGGCGATGTGGCGTTCACCCTCACGGTCATCGTCGAGGACTCCCGCGTCGAGGTGACCGTCAGCGACTCGGGCGTGGAGGTCGACGTCGACCTCACGGGCAAGCGCGTGATGCCCGACCCGCTCGCGGAGTCCGGCCGAGGGCTTCCGCTCATGCAGCTGCTGCTCGACTCGGTCGAGTACCACCGCGTGGAGGAGATGAACCACTGGACGCTCATCCGCACGCGCGGCGAGCACGGGGGCGAGCATCCCGACGGCGCGGCCGTGCCGGTGAAACGGCAGCTCCCCTCCATCTCGATCAGCGGCGTCATCGATGAGATGGCCCGCCAGCGCGCGCTGGACGAGCTCGGCATCGTCGACACCCCGCCCGAGGAGCGGTTCGACCGGGTCACCCGCCTCGCGCAGCAGCTGTTCGGCGTCGAGAGCGTCGCCATCAACATGATCGACCGCGACCGCCAGTGGTCGAAGTCGATCGTCGGCCCGGCGGCGGCGGAGAAGCCGCGCGTCGACTCGGTCTGCACCGTCACCATCGAGTCGGACGAGACGCTCGTCGTGCCGGATCTCACGCTCGACCCGCGGTTCGCGCGCCTCGCCGACCCGAGCGTGCTGCAGTTCTACGCCGGGCATCCGCTCTACGCACCCGGGGGGGAGCGCATCGGCTCGTTCTGCATCTACGACTCGCACCCGCGCGCGTTCGGCGAAAAGGAGGCGGCGATGCTCAAGGACCTCGCCGCCTGGGTGCAGCAGGAGCTCTCGGTCAGCCAGGAGCTCAGCCGCGCCGCCGAGGTGCAGCAGGGCCTGCTGCCGCAGCAGCTGCTGAGCATGCCGGGGTGGGAGATCGCGGGCATGTGCCTGCCCGCGCGCGCCGTCGGCGGCGACTTCTACGACTGGTACCCGGTGGGCGAGGGCGCGGCCTTCACCCTCGCCGACACGATGGGCAAGGGCATCGGCTCGGCCATCATCGCCGCGACCGTGCGCGCGGTGCTGCGATCCTCGGCGCGCTTCGGCGACGTGCGCGGGGCCGTGGAGGCGGCCGCCGCGGCGCTCACGGCCGACCTCGACAGCGCGGGCCTCTTCGTCACGCTGTTCCACGGCCGCCTCGACATGGACACGGGCGAGATGACCTTCATCGACGCCGGCCACGGCCTCACGATCGTCATGCGGGTCGACGGCTCGGTGGAGCGGCTGAAATCGACGTCGCCGCCCTTGGGCATCGATGCCGAGACCGAGTGGATGCCCCAGACGGTGACCCTCGAACCCGGCGAGACCCTCATCGCGATGAGCGACGGCGTGCTCGATCTCTACGACGGCTCGCTCACGTCTCTCGACAACGTGGCCGCCCTGGCGATGCTCGCCGGCAGCGCCGAGGAGATCGTGCAGGCCATGCGCACCCGCGCCCGGGGCGTCGCCCCCGACGATGTGACGGTGATGGTGATCCGCCGTGACGCGTGA
- a CDS encoding STAS domain-containing protein, with the protein MNQSTEFRADGVAVMHLDGRLNMVTAAAFREEVAALVAGGHARIAVELTRVDFMDSSGLGALVGGLKSTRQAGGDLRIVAPSEQVLMVMKLTNLERVLSPVSSVDEAFPRG; encoded by the coding sequence ATGAACCAGTCCACCGAGTTCCGCGCCGATGGGGTCGCCGTCATGCACCTGGACGGCCGGCTCAACATGGTGACCGCCGCGGCCTTCCGGGAGGAGGTCGCCGCGCTCGTCGCGGGCGGTCACGCGCGCATCGCGGTCGAGCTCACCCGCGTCGATTTCATGGACTCGTCCGGCCTGGGCGCGCTCGTCGGCGGGCTCAAGTCGACGCGCCAGGCGGGCGGCGACCTGCGCATCGTCGCCCCGAGCGAGCAGGTGCTCATGGTCATGAAGCTCACCAACCTCGAGCGGGTGCTCTCCCCGGTCTCGTCCGTCGACGAGGCCTTCCCGCGTGGCTGA